GTGTGCGGCCAATCCTCGGCGCTGAGCAGTGTCCGGCGGCGACCGCCACTGCAGCCGTCACCTCCTCTAGTTTCCCTTCTGTGGGCGGGCCCCTTCGGCAACTGCTTATTTCCATTTGTCAGTGCAACCGTCGATCTCATCCCTGACCAATTGACAGCTGCAGCCATCGGCTCCCAGGTCTAAGTCCCACCTTTCTGAGGCCCCGTTTCCGGAAGCAAACCAACGGCATCCCGGAGCGCTTCTTGGGAGGTGTAGTTCCAGCTCCCAAACACGCAGCCAGAGTAACGGCGCCTGCGCCGCGCGAGGCACTATGGGTGATGTAGGACCAGGGCTTCGCGAGGCCTCTCGGAACTTGTAGTGTTAGAAGCTTTGAAGAGCACGAATTCAGCTATTGACTGGGTTTATTTAACCGTGGGAGTCCTTTTTGTCCCTGAGGAAGAGAATTCTGGAGTTAGGCCGCTTTCAGTCTTACTGAGCACTCTCTAGGTGCCATCTATCTGTTAATCTCTCTTCAGGCACCTCATTTATTTAGCAAGTATTTGTTAgagtgccaggcactcttctaggtACTGGGAACACAgcactgaacaaaacagacaaaaactttTCCCGTAATTGAGCTTATATTTTAGAGGATGTGAGATTACAAGAAACAAGTAAAACATATTAAATGAAGTGTAATGAGAAAGGATAAACACTGAAGGCACATTGGGAGTACCAAAGTAGGGGCTGAATTTCAAAGATGGTCAAGGAAGCCCTCTCTGATAAAACTCTTGGCCATATCTAATGCTGCAGGCAACATCCTCAGAAAACGGGAAACTTCCATTTACCACATACGCTTTGGCTCAGGTAATTTCTAGGAGATAGCACTGATATCCAAATTTCTGATGAGAATACTGAGACCAAGTGAGAAAGTAGTTTTCAAATTCACACACCACCAGCACAGGATAAAGGCCCCTAGCAATGCCAGCAATAATCCTTAATTCTGCATTGTAAAATAGGGTTCCAGAGCAGGAAAGTTCCTATTTCAGAGAGTGCAGAGAATGAAGGACTGCACATATGTGTGAAGCACTAAGCCTGGCACAAGGTAGGCATTAAATACGTATTTCTGAGTATTAATAACCATTTTATGTTTCAAAATCCAAAAGATCCAGGAAGTCAATATAGAGAATTAGAGTCCTTTATTGGGGGATGTCAGCAAAGAACACAGGAAATGGGAACAAGTCTTGGGGTTTGAGAGTGAGCTTAGAGTAGAGGAGCCCATCCTGGGCGAATAAGCAGGTCCCAGGCCTGTGCAGAGGAAGCTATCAGGGGGTACCCAGGGGTATGGTGAAGGAGAGGTAGTCACCAAGGGCGCCCCAACGGGGCCGGTAGATCTGGAAGATGGTGATCCAGGTGGTGAGCACAATCACCCAGAAGAGGAAGCCCACAGCTGAGCGCCAGACATCTGCAAAAGAACAAGAATGGATAAAGTTGGCCTCCATCTGACCTCTAGtctccagccccgcccccgccgcgctggccctctcttctcttctggagCCCCGAATCCTGAAACCTCCATCATTCCCTCCCAACATCTAATGGCCTCCCTTCATCTGTACCCTGGACTCACAGCCTTTGATTTGGCTCTGCTCCGTGTATGCTGGGACAAGGAAGGCCTCTCGGAAGAACCAGAAGATGTTGACCAAccagagaaaaggcaggaaagcaAACCCacctaagagaaaaaaaacaaaacaaaacaaaacaatctgaaACGTTAGGCAGTGAGGATCCTCCTCCTCCTAACCTCTCCCCGCCCCAACTCCCACCTAGAGGACGGAAGGCCGTCTCTCATACCCAAGTTCAAGTGGCAATCTCTGCTATCAGAGACAGAAATCCTGGCTCCCTCCCTATGGCCCCCAAATCCGACTCCTCATTCATCTCTTTCTCATGACCCAGAGTCTGGCCCAACGTCCCCCGTCTCTTGGTATCCAGAAGCTGAGGCCCCAGCTTCCTCTTTCCTTAGGTCCCAGGCCCTTCCTTTCCCAGGAGCTCACAACCTCAGTCGCTTTATCCCTTAGACTCAAGAATCCAGGCCCCAGGCTCTCTTCCCTCTGGTGCTCTAGTCTGGTCCCCTCTTTTCTCCTGGGATCCTAGGAACCGGCCCTTACCCAGGTAGTACTTCCGGCACAGATTCAATTTTTCCTCGTTAGACACCCGCTCCAAGTTCATAGTGGCGCTGAGGCCGAGTCTTTCCGCCGGTCTGTAGAGCAGGAGCCAAGCCTTGACCCCAAGTGACAGATGCAGGGATCGCGAACAACCACGCCCCTATTACGACAAAACGGAGAAAAACTGAAGGGTGCGTTTCCTGAAAGAAGGGAACCCCGGCCCCCACCAGCAAGCTGGCTGGGTTGAACGTTCTTCGCGTTTATTCGGGTGCGCGAACGGCCCCCAACTCACCAGTGCAGCCTATTTCCTCGCTTGGAAGCCTTTGCCACTTTCAACTCCGGAAGTTTGCGCGAGATACCGCAAGTGTCTCTGGAGTTTGTAGTCTTTTTAGATGCCGCAACGCTGTACGCATGCGCCTTCGGAACTCCAGTGGTGATTTTGCTGGGAGGGCGCAGGCCTCGAACCCACAGGCGCAGTAGGCAGTTACTGAGCGCGTGCTGTGTCGGGAGGCAGCGACGAACTACACTTCCCAAAGCGCTTAAGCAACGGAAATGACGTAAAGAGCAGACGGAGTTGGAGGGTTCGGGTAAAAATGGCTGAATATTTAGCTTCGATATTCGGGACTGAGAAGGACAAGTGAGAACGGGCGCAGGGAGTGGCTCCTTGCGGGGGACAGGACCGGGACATTTGGTTCCCTGGTGGCTGGGGGGCGTTGGGCGGTGTTTCTGGGGTGTCCAGCCTCCCCGGCCCTCGGTTCACCTCTGTCTTTGCACCTCTTCCAGGGTTAACTGCTCTTTTTACTTTAAGACCGGGGCCTGCCGGCACGGGGACCGGTGCTCCCGGCTTCACAACAAACCGACTTTCAGCCAGGTGAGACCCGGCACGGAGCTTTGAGGGTTAACGCCTCCCGGCCAGTCCCCTTCTGTTGTCCGTCACCACGAGGTCCCGCCTTTTCCGGCTTCCTAAGCCCCACCCACTATCGGCTTTTTTCTTGTCCGGCCTCTGCAggttcctccccctccttcagTCCCTTCTCCCAGGATATTGGCCACGCCCCCGTACGTACAAATTAACACCGCTGGGCTGTCCCTGACTGCTAGGTGTCTCTTCTGGTTTCCTTAGGGGCAAGCATCGCTGATGCACCCAAGATGCTTAGGCTTCTTCTCTGTTGCCAAGTGTCACCCCTCAACCGTCATACCTCACCTCACCCCTTTGCATGAGTTCAGGCCCCGCCCCCTTTAAATTCTGTTCAGACCATAGTGCTGCTCAACCTGTACCAGAATCCACAGAACACCGCCCAAACCGCAGACGGATCGCACTGTGAGTGAGGGACCGGTCTTGGGGGCAGGGCGGACAGGCTTCAGCAGGCCAGCCCCTGATTTCaccctgctccccccgcccccacccaggtCACGTGAGCGACGTGGAGGTGCAAGAACACTATGATAACTTCTTCGAGGTGAGGGTTGGCAAGGGATGGGTAGAGTTTCCTGTAGAACAGCAGCTCAGCTGAGTTTCTCCTGGTCTTCCGCAGGAGGTGTTCACGGAGCTGCAGGAGAAGTACGGGGAGATTGAAGAGATGAATGTGTGCGACAACCTGGGGGACCACCTCGTGGGCAATGTCTATGTCAAGGTGCTTGCTGTCCCCACATGAGAGCCTAGAGGTGGAGGCATTTCAGTGCCTGATGGCCACCTTTGAAGCCTCATAGCTTGAGGTCCATCACTAAATCCAGCCCGGCCCCAGAGCTGCTGACAAATCCTCTAAAGACTTTTGAGTTTGATTGCTGACCCTGATCGACTTTCCCCTCAGTTTCGGCGTGAGGAGGATGCAGAGCGTGCAGTGGCTGAGCTCAATAACCGCTGGTTCAACGGGCAGGCTGTGCATGCCGAGCTGTCTCCTGTCACCGACTTTCGGGAGTCATGCTGCTGGCAGTATGAAATGGGGTATGGTAGCAGGGGGCTGGGATGGGCACCTGGAGTTCCCACACTCCTGTGTGTTGGGATGCTGTCATTGACAACGGCttcgtccatccgtccgtccatcctcTACCCAGGGAATGTACCCGCGGTGGCTTCCGCAACTTCATGCACCTGCGGCCCATCTCCCGTAACCTCCAACGTCAGCTGTATGGGCGGGGACCCAGGCACAGGTACCTCAGGACCAGCCTGTCCAGACAACTCATACCCTAAGGCCCTTAGACCCTGACATGGACCTCATCCTGTGCCCCCAATAACAGCGTCTCTTTTTTATATCCTAAGACTTGCTCTGAGCACCATCCAAAGACCAGCGCCTGAGTCTCAACCCCCAAACCAGCTGGAACCCCAAAGCCCCAAACCCAAGACCAGTCTGGATCTCCAGTCCCGAGATTGGTCCCTGAGAACCCCTCCTGATACCACTCAGCAACTCTGGTTACCTGCCCCATcccagagcagagaggcagagccgGGGAACAGTGCCTCACTCCTTCCAGCTCTAACCCTCATCTCTCCACTCCTGTCCCCAGGTCACCCCC
The DNA window shown above is from Mustela nigripes isolate SB6536 chromosome 17, MUSNIG.SB6536, whole genome shotgun sequence and carries:
- the U2AF1L4 gene encoding splicing factor U2AF 26 kDa subunit isoform X2, which translates into the protein MAEYLASIFGTEKDKVNCSFYFKTGACRHGDRCSRLHNKPTFSQEVFTELQEKYGEIEEMNVCDNLGDHLVGNVYVKFRREEDAERAVAELNNRWFNGQAVHAELSPVTDFRESCCWQYEMGECTRGGFRNFMHLRPISRNLQRQLYGRGPRHRSPPRSHTGHRPRERNRRHSPDHWHGRF
- the U2AF1L4 gene encoding splicing factor U2AF 26 kDa subunit isoform X1, giving the protein MAEYLASIFGTEKDKVNCSFYFKTGACRHGDRCSRLHNKPTFSQTIVLLNLYQNPQNTAQTADGSHCHVSDVEVQEHYDNFFEEVFTELQEKYGEIEEMNVCDNLGDHLVGNVYVKFRREEDAERAVAELNNRWFNGQAVHAELSPVTDFRESCCWQYEMGECTRGGFRNFMHLRPISRNLQRQLYGRGPRHRSPPRSHTGHRPRERNRRHSPDHWHGRF
- the PSENEN gene encoding gamma-secretase subunit PEN-2, which encodes MNLERVSNEEKLNLCRKYYLGGFAFLPFLWLVNIFWFFREAFLVPAYTEQSQIKGYVWRSAVGFLFWVIVLTTWITIFQIYRPRWGALGDYLSFTIPLGTP